From one Thalassospira lucentensis genomic stretch:
- a CDS encoding TAXI family TRAP transporter solute-binding subunit, which yields MKLRNLLSAAAALMMFGAPAFAQTQLSIATGGTGGVYYPYGGGLAELIGKYIDGYDAVAEVTGASVENMGLIARGDSDLAIGLADTVYAAYHGTGKFEDRKLDNIRAIASIYPNAVQLVTLADSGITSLADLKGKRVSVGAPGSGTEVSAKVLLEANGITYDDIEEQRLNFNETADAIRDGDIDAGFWSVGPPTSSILNLATTRDIKLVALTEEEVAAAIDAEPTFAPYSLRKGIYEGVEAPVLTISTPNVLVVNADMDEELAYQITKTLFDKVDELIAIHPAANDTTVDFSVGSTPIVMHPGAIRYYEEAGAPFLDHLRP from the coding sequence ATGAAATTGCGGAATCTGCTTTCTGCAGCGGCAGCACTGATGATGTTCGGTGCCCCGGCATTCGCCCAGACCCAGCTTTCCATCGCGACCGGCGGTACCGGTGGTGTTTACTACCCGTATGGTGGTGGTCTTGCCGAACTGATCGGTAAATATATTGATGGCTATGACGCCGTTGCCGAAGTTACCGGCGCGTCGGTCGAAAACATGGGCCTGATCGCACGTGGCGACAGCGACCTTGCCATCGGTCTGGCTGACACCGTTTATGCCGCTTATCACGGTACCGGCAAATTCGAAGACCGCAAACTCGACAATATCCGCGCAATTGCGTCGATCTATCCGAACGCAGTCCAGCTCGTGACCCTTGCTGACAGTGGTATCACCAGCCTCGCCGATCTGAAAGGCAAACGCGTTTCTGTTGGTGCACCGGGTTCGGGAACCGAAGTTTCGGCAAAAGTTCTGCTCGAAGCCAACGGCATCACCTATGACGACATCGAAGAACAGCGCCTGAACTTCAACGAAACCGCCGATGCAATCCGCGACGGCGATATCGATGCGGGCTTCTGGAGTGTCGGCCCGCCCACCAGCTCAATCCTCAACCTCGCAACCACGCGTGACATCAAACTGGTCGCTCTGACCGAGGAAGAAGTTGCTGCCGCCATCGACGCGGAGCCGACCTTTGCACCTTACTCGCTGCGTAAAGGCATCTACGAAGGTGTCGAGGCACCGGTTCTGACGATCTCCACCCCGAACGTTCTGGTCGTCAATGCCGACATGGACGAGGAACTGGCTTATCAGATTACCAAGACCCTGTTTGACAAGGTTGACGAACTGATCGCCATTCACCCGGCTGCAAATGACACCACGGTTGATTTCTCGGTCGGCTCGACCCCGATCGTGATGCATCCGGGAGCAATTCGTTATTACGAAGAAGCTGGTGCACCATTCCTGGATCACCTGCGTCCATGA
- a CDS encoding DUF1850 domain-containing protein → MISAMWGRPFLAALFLLALAPSGHAGDAAKEETDKTDRLEIIGADGRILAETGIRRQGGWCLYWNHSVTGDGVIDCYVDDHGKMVLHRAYQPDFAAGLGHYPGRGKLTSAENGGYWIEDIDEAVPGNAYVLRVGSLAVNHRIVTENDEINLSKMAEHTRVTIRLDTGD, encoded by the coding sequence ATGATCTCTGCCATGTGGGGGCGGCCGTTTCTGGCCGCCCTTTTCCTCCTTGCTTTGGCACCCTCCGGTCATGCCGGTGACGCCGCCAAAGAAGAAACCGACAAAACCGATCGCCTTGAAATTATCGGGGCGGATGGTCGCATTCTGGCTGAAACCGGCATCCGGCGTCAGGGGGGGTGGTGTCTTTACTGGAACCATTCAGTCACCGGCGATGGTGTGATCGATTGCTATGTCGACGATCACGGCAAGATGGTCCTGCACCGCGCCTATCAGCCCGATTTTGCTGCAGGACTGGGCCATTATCCGGGACGCGGCAAACTGACCAGCGCGGAAAATGGTGGTTATTGGATTGAAGACATTGATGAAGCCGTGCCGGGAAATGCCTATGTCCTTCGGGTCGGCAGCCTCGCGGTAAATCATCGCATCGTCACCGAAAATGACGAGATCAATCTATCGAAAATGGCCGAACATACCCGTGTCACCATACGGCTTGATACCGGGGATTAA